GGGTTTGAAACCGCTGTAATTGGAGAAAATTCCCTTTCCCCCTTTCAAGTCATCCTTTCACAAGTGAGCAGCCCCTAGGATGGTAAGTCAAAACTCTTGATGGCACTAGGTTGGTGGGGGAAAATTTCACCATCATTTTACTTTCTAATGCATTTGGAAGACATTTCAGGTGAAATAAAGAAATTTCATTAAAGTCTAAAAGATCAAGAAGTGTTAACCAAGCTCTTTCAGGAGACGGTGAAAACTGATCccaggaagaactaaaaaaacccaacaaattgcTAAAGCAAAAACTTGAGCTACTCCTTTCAAATGTTTCTTCTAAAGGGTtcaatttattaaaaatgttcaaaatatgCAATTATCATGGGCATTTAGTGGTGAATTAGAAGCCAAATTTGCAGATTAAAATCCCATTTAGATGATATGGTATGAACTGAACGCAATTATGCTCTTAAATTTTTTACAAAGTGTTtgtgaaacttcaaaattccATACTGAGGGCTTGAAATGTTTAATGCCTGTCCAAAGACACACAGACTTAATTTTGTGATTAACACAGCTGATGCTTTCAGGTGGAAGATGGGACTGGAAATGCAAAACAATAAATTGCTTAATATTCAAGAGAAACTcaccaaccaaaccaaaccaaggtTTACCCTTCCTCCTGGAGGATGCACTTAGCCGAAAGCACAGTGCAATGGAACCGTTAAGGTCCAAGCTCCCAAACACTCAACAACAGACAGACTTTCTCAGCATGCGTGTAGGAAAGTCAGAGAAGATGTATTAAAACATCTAAATCCTACCACATTACCCAAACCCGGAGTTGAGGTGTCCATGGTCGTTCACACTGCTCAGGTGCAACCTTTATAGAGTTGGCACATATAATTCTGTTCAGATTTTATTCATGTGTTTTCCATAACTGGGGATGTGCAATGAAAACCAGTTTCTTAACATGCCCATTCCAGACTAAACTTAATAACTTTCCCATACACCTTGGGAAATTCAGCAAAGGCAAGTTTCTACTACCACTTTTCTCCCTCCAGTTCTCTTTTAGCAGCTTATTTTCAATGAAGACAGTAGAGtaccaataaataaaaaaacctaatagcctatcaaaacaaaaaatagtGACATCACATCTAATAAATTTTAATGTCAATTAGTACAAATATAAAATTATTCCTTTTCACTTTTAACTTAAGATAATAAACACATACTCTTTCTAATCAGACAAGAGATTCTGAGcacaaaataaaacattacagCATACaacacttccccccccctttttttttttccctataatgCGTATACAGGGTGGCATTGCTTGTCCATTTTATTCTGAATAACTGGATGGAAAGAAGGATGAGGAAGAAAGTGTTGGTGGTAGTACGGCAGCTCGTTTGCCATCAAGCAGTAGGCGCTTTGGGACGCGTCGTATCTGGGGAAGGAGAAGCCGAAATGGACAGCCGGCAGTGGGGCCAAAGGTAGGAGTCTCTGGGGCTGCGGAGCAAAGGGGTAGCGGAGCCCGTCCCCAAAGAGGGTgggtggggtccctggggcgaAGCTGTAGAGTGGAGCAGGAGACGCGAGGTTCTGCTGGTGGTCCTGTATCTGCCTTTTCAGCTTCATCCGCCGGTTCTGAAACCAGGTCTTGATCTGAGTAGCAAAAAGAACGGAGTGGGGGGTGAGAGACAAATCAGGGACTTTGCTTCAAAATAACCTGCAAACTGTGAACAACGCTATCTCAGCTGCTGTTGCCATTTTGCTCCACTTGAATAGACAGAGTTGGACCGATGCTTTCGCCCCGTTAACCGAGGACAGAAGATCTGGGGGATGTAGCGGGGAACAGCGTCCGTGTCTAGCGATTAATCTATAATCACTTGGAGTCTTTAAGACCGTGTATAAGCTTTGCAAGGTCTACGCAGATCGCTGCGCATCAAGGACAAGCAGTTTACCttataaagaaataaaggaaCCTTGATATCTCCCCGGTAGAAAGTGCCCCCAAGTTCCTCGAGTGCTAATCCCCGAGGGATCCCGCTTCCCTTCCCGCAGGCCCCGCTAGACCCAGCTGCAGACCGCCGCGTCTGCCCGGCTGTCCCCGCCCGACGGCGGCGGGAGGGCTCCGCTTCCTCCGGGACCCACCTGGACCTCCGAGAGCCTCAAAGCAGCCGCCAGCTTCCTCCGCTCCGAGGCCCCCAGGTACTTCTGCCGCTGGAAGGTCTTCTCCagccggcagacctgctccggggTGAAGGCGGTCCgggcccgccgctgccgcccgcgggtcccgcccggcgccgccgccgccgcccgctccgcgcccgcgcTCTCGCTCTCGTAGCCCGAGGAGTCGTCGGCGCTCTGCCAGCCGCCGTCGGGGGCTgcgaaggggaagggggggcggTGAGGCCTCTTACCCGGCTGGGAGGGTACCTCCGCCTCCCCTCGTCCTGCCGGGCCTTTGCACCGACGGGAGTCGAGGGCCCGTGTCGACCCCCACCCGGCCCGCTCCCCTCCTCACCCACCTGGCTCCGACGGGTACGGGTCggtgggctcccgggggctgtctcggccccgctccgccgcgcaGGGCTCGCTGTCCTCGGGCTGGCtgggccgcggccccccccgccggggctcgGCCCTAACCAGGAGCGGGGCACTGCCGAGAGAggggggggcccggggagggggcgcgcAGCAGATGTGGGGCCTGACCCCATGGGGCTTGGTCTCTGCCGAGGGGAGCTCGGCCCGGTTCATGGCGGAGAGCGGCTGGGGGACCGCCGGGCTCGGGCTCGGCCCGCTCTTATATGGGCGCTCCGGTCCCGGGGGGGCTGGTTTGCAAGTGTGAACCCACATCAAAGTGGGAATCGAGCAGAGATAACAGCTGCCAGCGAGGAGGGAAGTTCACACGTATGGCAAATGTCCACAGCCCCTGGCTCCAGCCTGTCTGCGGGGCCCGGGGAGACCCCCTTGAAATGCAAACCTGCCCCTCGCCCGCGGAGGGCAGGGCGCGGGCAGGCCCAGCCCCGCAAAGGGCCGTTTAGAGATGCCGACGGTGCCCGTAACAGCGCGGTTTTACCCGCTCGCCTGACAGCCTCGGGGTCCAGCACTGCGCGGGTACCCGAAACCAGCGCCGAgaaggcccggcccggcccgccccgtcgGGGCGCGGGGAACGCAGCCCCGGGCAGGCCCCGCCGGCCCTCCGACGGGCGCTTCGGCTCCCCGGAGCCGTGGGGACCGGCCTCACTGAGAAAAGCCGTGGGGGGCCGCTGTCATGAAGTCCCTATCCCCGAGGCTGAGCCCTCACCCCCGGGGACCGCGGCAGGGCCGCTGGCCCTCTCAGCTTGACCTTGGCGCCGTCTGTCTAGCCAGAATACGGCACCGATCTCCCGAAAATCTTGCCGATCAAAGCACTGTGAGCAGCAAAGCTCGCACCTCGTCAACTTCAAACTATCCCAATCCACACATCGCTTCCCGAGCAGGACCAGGACACCACCACCCCAACTCTCACCCCCCAGCAAAGCTTGGCTGGGGAAAGGGGCAGCCCGGCTGCTCAGCCCTCTCCGGGCTCTTCCTGCGTCCGACGTATGCGCAGCTTTTAGCCACCCCGGTGAGAAAGATCTCACCGACCACGGCCCCGCTGGCAGTAGTGCTGCTGGGATGACACACGTGCTAACCCTCGGTGCCTCCTAAGGACCAGGGGAAGCGATCACTACCCCTGTGACTGGGTAAATGCACTGGCAGGACCTTATTTTCCACTAAACTCCTCGGTGTTCCTGCTGGGATGCACAACTGAAACAAGTGGGCACCATAAACTTGGCTCTAAAGGGGCGGGAACTTGTTTGTTTCTAAGAACAGAACAATAATTTCAGTTCCCACACGTAAGAGTAGATGTGAGTCttctttccctaaaaaaaaaaaaatctaaaaataagtcaaacaaaccaaaccaaatggAATCCCCTCAAAATTCCCCAATTTGTCATGAGACATCAGGGGAGAAAATCACGTTCACGCTCCCTGTTTTCACAGTTTCAAGCATTCCATAACTTGGTGGACCCTGGAATGGACAGTGCATTATCGACCCCTCCCACCCCCGCAATGGCCACCCCAGCTCCTCCTAGCTCTGGCCCCAGGGGAGCGATAAAGCCGGGGCACCAGAGCCATGGTATCACCTTACCAAGCCCACAGAGCCCAGGAGCTGGATTCCTCCTGGAGCTTTGCTTGCAACAGCAGCCCCTAAGAGCAGGGATGGGAGAGGCTGTGCTCACAGCCGGGAGAGAGAGACGGGCCTGTTCCCTGTGGGGTGCTGGGCACAGCTGCTAGCGGAGGTTCAGTTACTGCTGGGACAAGATTGTCAGTTCGGCGGATATGCACAAACCAGTGCAAACGCCCAGGCAGTTGAACACTGAGCTGGAGACCAGACTTCCTCCCTGGGTCAGAAACACCTACCTCTGAGTGCCAACGACCCAACCAAACCGACCACAACAGCATTTAAACCCCATAGCATCTTCTGGACACATTTCAGTCAAACAAAGATAGGTCACTCACTGCTCCCCAAAAGAGCTAAGTGCCTGCACATTAATTTTAACAACTTCTGGGTTTAATAACTGTTCCTGAACTACCCTACCTGTGTACGGTCCCTCTTTTTCTGGAGCAAACATATCACCGTACTATCTCCATTTTATTTCACAGCAGCTGTTTATGAATAACCCCACAGGTGGACAAATCCAAGCAGAGAAACTCAGGCTCCATCACATATAAATTCATCCACAGCAAGCTGTTCCTTGTAACATGCATGGTGCATTATCTGCAGAGCCTGTCTGTCCTGCCAAAAACAGTTTTGGAGGTAGTACCTGAAAGCCTCTGGGATTCAGGAGCTCCTAAGCTGAGCACACACCTGCCCAGCAAGCAGCGTGCTCACCCCCGGGCAGCCTCCCCAACCACTCTTCAGCAGAGGAAACCTCTGCTGAGCCAGGCAGCCCTGGGTCCCCTGTGCTCTGCAGTCACCTGCCTGGGCACATAGTGACACCCAGGGACCACCACCTAAGGAGTGACACTTTACAGTCAAAATTAAACCAGGCATGAGATGACCAATTAGTGCTGTGCCCAAAGAGACCAGCATGTGTGTTTGCATTTATGCATCGTGTCTCATAGAGGGAAACTCTTAGTATCCCTGAACAGCTGCTGCCATTTCCCCTGTTTTTCAACCGAGTAGGCAGGGAAGCAGCTGACCTGTCCCCGTTTGCTGAAAGTCAATGAGAACggacttcttcctttctttttttcagattaaaatccAATCTGAATTGCCTGTTGAATAAGACGTTTATACCCAACCCGAGGCTCCCCCCTGCCCCGGATGAACTTAGCTGCATCTGTGGACCACAAAATCCTGGAACAGACAGGGAAGTGGCAGAAGGTGTTATGTGGCTGTTGTAGCTCCCACCAGAAAGAAGTGGCAGCTTGAGAAACTTGAAAACTTTGATGATCCTGGGTGGATAGAGACTCTGCAGCTGCAGTTAACTCCTCCCCTCACCTTGCAGAAATATGGTGCTTATAGGAGACAAAAATTAacttccactcttttttttttttgtatcacttCAAACTTTCATATCATCCAATTGTTATATAACCACGATCAAAAATAAATCTCAGTTTTTAGggaaattaatgtattttcacATAGAATTCTATATAACCGGAATTTGCCAATACTGTAGAAACTtggaaaatacatgtattttttaatattatttatgttAACAGCATAGTGGACCTATTTCCCCAAATCGTATTTCAAGATATTTATTGTTCTGCATTTGCATGTAAGCCTTATGACCATAAGAAAGATGCTTGCTCCAAGAAATTTACTGGTAACTTCTTTGCACTGGTAACTCAGTAGGACACCCTGAAATTTAGGTGTGGTGATCAATACCGGGATGTGAGAATTACAGCTAAGGTCAGCAGGACAAAGCGCTCTTTCCATGTGAGCTCTGCAAGACTTCTAGGGACACATGGTAAGTTCACCTCACTGGTACACAATGGGAATACTTCATTTGGGTCACTCTGTGCACACACACGAAGTACAAGCCCATAAGAACTGGAAGGACTGTGGCAGCTCTACATGCCTGCAGGTATTGTTGGGGGGAAGGTTCAGCCCATTATCTAGGCTGCAGTGTTTCCTACACCTCAAAAATGCTGTTGGTGTGCCAAGTCCTTCAACATACCGTCCCACCTGGTTTTGTGTGacagcacaggaaaaatatgGCCACGAAttggaaaacagaagaataatgCTTCTCAAGAAAAACAGTTTCTAGCATAATTGGGCAAATCTTCAGGTTCCAAACTTTCCTTCTACTAGCCGTGTTTGTAAGTAGTCCATGAAAAAACGGTGTACTGAGCAAACTGTCACAGCATTTGTCGTAGATTAAGAGCTCATGTGCTATGTTACTAGACGTGCTGGGCTACCGAGCTACTGGCTCCACCGCAGGGCAGATCTCATGTACCTTTCTGAAAAACACCACAGATATCTCAAAGTCTTCTTGACAGAGCTGGAGAAGCGGGGGTGGAGGAGGATGCAGTAAGAACAACTACACTGGCACCCCACTCCCCTGGGGTGGGTgggaaaaaaccaccaccacgcCCAGCCCCCAAACCCCCACCGTGTTTAGCTGCACAAACAGGCAGcagccttctctggagatattcaagacccacctggacaaggtcctctacggcctactgtaggtgaccctgcttcggcaggagggttggactagatgatccacagaggtgccttccaacccctaccattctgtgattctgtgattcaggagaGAATCTGGTAGCCCTTCAGAGGTAAGCAAGCTGACTTTCTACAGGGGACGGGGTTAACGCTGCTGGAAGCGCAGCCGGGGCCATGGCAGACCCAGGGCTGTGGCTGCGGCAGGGACCGGCCCGGTGGG
This sequence is a window from Opisthocomus hoazin isolate bOpiHoa1 chromosome 6, bOpiHoa1.hap1, whole genome shotgun sequence. Protein-coding genes within it:
- the LOC142361745 gene encoding uncharacterized protein LOC142361745, producing the protein MNRAELPSAETKPHGVRPHICCAPPPRAPPSLGSAPLLVRAEPRRGGPRPSQPEDSEPCAAERGRDSPREPTDPYPSEPAPDGGWQSADDSSGYESESAGAERAAAAAPGGTRGRQRRARTAFTPEQVCRLEKTFQRQKYLGASERRKLAAALRLSEVQIKTWFQNRRMKLKRQIQDHQQNLASPAPLYSFAPGTPPTLFGDGLRYPFAPQPQRLLPLAPLPAVHFGFSFPRYDASQSAYCLMANELPYYHQHFLPHPSFHPVIQNKMDKQCHPVYAL